In Kitasatospora sp. NA04385, a single genomic region encodes these proteins:
- a CDS encoding DUF1206 domain-containing protein — translation MDSDTRDGAGLGRATRVAGRSGFVARGVVYALVGVLALQIAFGSGGEDADRQGALHQIAVRPFGAVLLWVLAAGFVGMALWRASTAVFGEAGQKKTGSRVLSAGRAVFYGFVAWGTAAYAAGSGGGSDSDSTSKDWTATTLGWPGGRWLVGAAGLVLAGIGTAIAVRALQRRFLRKLETGTMHPRTRTAVTGTGISGNVARGAVYAAAGVFVVTAAVRFDPDRARGMDDTLRSLASSAAGPWLLVVVAAGLVLYGVFSFASARWRRF, via the coding sequence ATGGACTCGGACACGCGTGACGGCGCCGGGCTGGGCCGGGCGACCAGGGTCGCCGGCCGGTCGGGCTTCGTGGCCCGGGGCGTGGTCTACGCCCTGGTCGGGGTGCTGGCCCTGCAGATCGCCTTCGGGTCGGGCGGGGAGGACGCCGACCGGCAGGGGGCGCTGCACCAGATCGCGGTGCGGCCGTTCGGCGCGGTGCTGCTGTGGGTGCTGGCGGCCGGATTCGTCGGGATGGCCCTGTGGCGGGCCTCGACGGCGGTGTTCGGCGAGGCCGGGCAGAAGAAGACCGGTTCCCGGGTGCTGTCGGCCGGCCGGGCCGTGTTCTACGGTTTCGTGGCGTGGGGGACGGCCGCGTACGCGGCGGGTTCCGGCGGCGGGTCGGACAGCGACTCCACCTCCAAGGACTGGACGGCCACCACGCTGGGCTGGCCCGGCGGCCGCTGGCTGGTGGGCGCGGCCGGCCTGGTGCTGGCGGGGATCGGCACGGCGATCGCCGTGCGCGCCCTCCAGCGGCGCTTCCTGCGCAAGCTGGAGACCGGGACGATGCACCCGCGCACCCGGACCGCGGTGACCGGGACGGGCATCTCCGGCAACGTGGCCCGCGGCGCCGTGTACGCCGCCGCCGGGGTGTTCGTGGTGACGGCGGCCGTCCGGTTCGACCCCGACCGGGCCCGGGGCATGGACGACACCCTGCGCTCCCTCGCGAGCAGCGCGGCGGGCCCGTGGCTGCTGGTCGTGGTCGCCGCCGGGCTGGTCCTGTACGGCGTGTTCTCGTTCGCCTCGGCGCGCTGGCGCCGGTTCTGA
- a CDS encoding Ku protein — MARPVWKGTLTFGLVSLPVALYPATESHAVRFHQLQRGTTDRVRQRRVNERTGEEVPFEDVVKGYELAEGRYVVVEPAELEELAPGRSRTIEIGGFADLAEIDPVLFDRTYYLGPADPATTRVYQLLVEALAHSGRAGIAVFSMRGREYLTAVDSTGGLLELRTLHWSDELRDPQQEVPDLPSRRKDFNRTELATAEQLIDMLAVDWDPDDYRDTHEERVRALVEAKAEGREIPLSAGAEPEPTDLTDLVDVLRRSLEQARAKGGAAAGRGRGGGRAKAAPAAKAVRAAPKPAAQAVKSVKAVKPVKAVKPAEPAAAVEDLGSLSKAELYRRAAALGIPHRSTMTRDQLQYALKAAARPRRNLGRAS, encoded by the coding sequence ATGGCCAGGCCGGTGTGGAAGGGAACGCTGACGTTCGGGCTGGTGAGCCTGCCCGTGGCGCTGTACCCGGCGACCGAGTCGCACGCGGTGCGCTTCCACCAGTTGCAGCGCGGCACCACCGACCGGGTGCGGCAGCGGCGGGTGAACGAGCGCACCGGCGAGGAGGTGCCCTTCGAGGACGTGGTCAAGGGCTACGAGCTCGCCGAGGGCCGGTACGTCGTCGTGGAGCCCGCCGAGCTGGAGGAGCTGGCCCCCGGGCGGTCCCGGACCATCGAGATCGGCGGCTTCGCCGACCTCGCGGAGATCGACCCGGTCCTCTTCGACAGGACGTACTACCTGGGCCCGGCCGATCCGGCGACCACCCGGGTCTACCAGCTGCTGGTCGAGGCGCTCGCGCACTCCGGCCGGGCCGGGATCGCCGTGTTCTCGATGCGCGGCCGGGAGTACCTGACCGCGGTCGACTCCACCGGTGGACTGCTCGAACTGCGCACCCTGCACTGGTCCGACGAGCTGCGCGACCCGCAGCAGGAGGTGCCCGACCTGCCCTCCCGGCGCAAGGACTTCAACCGGACCGAACTCGCCACCGCCGAGCAGCTGATCGACATGCTCGCCGTCGACTGGGACCCGGACGACTACCGCGACACCCACGAGGAACGGGTCCGGGCGCTCGTCGAGGCGAAGGCCGAGGGCCGGGAGATCCCGCTGTCCGCCGGGGCGGAACCCGAACCCACCGACCTCACCGACCTGGTGGACGTGCTGCGCCGCAGCCTGGAGCAGGCCCGGGCGAAGGGCGGCGCGGCGGCAGGCCGCGGGCGGGGCGGCGGCCGGGCGAAGGCGGCCCCGGCGGCGAAGGCGGTGAGGGCGGCCCCGAAGCCCGCCGCGCAGGCTGTGAAGTCGGTGAAGGCCGTGAAGCCGGTGAAGGCCGTGAAGCCGGCGGAGCCCGCCGCGGCCGTGGAGGACCTCGGCTCGCTCAGCAAGGCCGAGCTCTACCGGCGGGCCGCCGCGCTCGGCATCCCGCACCGGTCCACCATGACCCGCGACCAGTTGCAGTACGCGCTGAAGGCCGCCGCCCGCCCGCGCCGGAACCTCGGGCGGGCGTCCTGA
- a CDS encoding DUF6479 family protein, protein MTVDAVLAAESSGPSLLVVIIPALIIAVLLIGAFFWGSRRWNRRRAPGGPGPTGQGADSWRTPEGEGPGRTAPRHEPDEPFER, encoded by the coding sequence ATGACGGTCGACGCGGTACTGGCAGCGGAGTCGAGCGGCCCGTCCCTCCTGGTGGTCATCATTCCGGCGCTGATCATCGCCGTGCTGCTGATCGGGGCGTTCTTCTGGGGCAGCCGTCGGTGGAACCGCCGCCGCGCCCCGGGCGGGCCGGGCCCGACCGGGCAGGGGGCCGACTCCTGGCGCACCCCGGAGGGCGAGGGGCCGGGGCGGACCGCCCCCCGGCACGAGCCGGACGAGCCGTTCGAACGCTGA
- a CDS encoding ROK family transcriptional regulator, which translates to MSSDLAATGPHVLRQMNTAAVLNALREADDPTPRVSDLVSATGLSRPAVTRALNTLAERSVAEYLGAESAQIGRPAVRVRFRADVGHVAGIDIGPRTMALAITDLAGTVRAQRRFATPRDPTGAKLVRVLRTALGEAAAEADIPPTGLWAVGVGTPGIVDHDRGEVVLAPSIPGWTGLPMLAGLRSWLGCPVVIDNDVNLAVRAEQWRGETSPNLLYVHWGERVGSGLVIDGKPYRGASSAAGELGFLDLVTPVDDPPPGISDGLGPFERLAGAGEIRRLALQGCGSALRHRLTADEDLRPLFDAARAGDPSALEVVDRVATRFARGLAAYLLLFDPGQVVIGGGLARAGDVLVDAVRRHLEPLLLAPCELRMSNLGENAVVLGAVRMALDSAEARLAGML; encoded by the coding sequence ATGTCGTCCGACCTCGCCGCAACCGGCCCCCACGTCCTGCGGCAGATGAACACCGCGGCCGTCCTGAACGCGCTGCGCGAAGCCGACGACCCGACTCCGCGCGTCTCCGACCTCGTCTCCGCGACCGGCCTGTCCCGCCCCGCCGTGACGCGGGCGCTCAACACCCTGGCCGAGCGCTCGGTGGCGGAGTACCTCGGCGCCGAGTCCGCGCAGATCGGCCGGCCGGCCGTCCGGGTCCGCTTCCGCGCGGACGTGGGGCACGTGGCCGGCATCGACATCGGACCGCGCACGATGGCCCTGGCCATCACCGACCTGGCCGGAACGGTCCGCGCGCAGCGCCGCTTCGCGACACCCCGGGACCCGACGGGCGCGAAACTGGTACGGGTGCTGCGCACCGCGCTCGGCGAAGCCGCCGCGGAGGCGGACATCCCGCCGACCGGCCTGTGGGCCGTCGGCGTGGGAACGCCGGGCATCGTCGACCACGACCGGGGCGAGGTCGTCCTGGCCCCGAGCATCCCGGGCTGGACCGGGCTGCCGATGCTGGCCGGCCTCCGCTCCTGGCTGGGCTGCCCGGTCGTGATCGACAACGACGTCAACCTGGCGGTGCGCGCGGAACAGTGGCGCGGCGAGACCAGCCCCAACCTCCTGTACGTGCACTGGGGCGAGCGCGTCGGCTCAGGCCTGGTCATCGACGGCAAGCCGTACCGGGGTGCCTCCTCGGCGGCCGGCGAGCTGGGCTTCCTCGACCTGGTCACCCCCGTCGACGACCCGCCGCCGGGGATCAGCGACGGCCTCGGACCGTTCGAGCGGTTGGCCGGGGCCGGTGAGATCCGGCGGCTGGCGCTCCAGGGCTGCGGCAGCGCGTTGCGCCACCGGCTGACGGCGGACGAGGATCTCAGACCGCTGTTCGACGCGGCCCGCGCCGGTGACCCGTCGGCTCTGGAGGTCGTCGACCGGGTCGCCACCCGCTTCGCCCGGGGGCTGGCCGCCTACCTGCTGCTGTTCGACCCCGGCCAGGTCGTCATCGGCGGCGGCCTGGCCCGCGCCGGGGACGTGCTGGTCGACGCCGTGCGCCGGCACCTGGAACCGCTGCTGCTCGCGCCGTGCGAGCTGCGGATGTCGAACCTGGGGGAGAACGCGGTGGTCCTGGGCGCGGTGCGGATGGCGCTGGACAGCGCCGAGGCGCGGCTCGCCGGGATGCTCTGA
- a CDS encoding alpha-N-acetylglucosaminidase: MRTTLRRRIGVVLLSLASATGGLVATTPLAQAAAPLEQTPAAFDTGAAAASLGRLLPGQASQITLVAASRATPGVDSYTVSGRTGAITVRGTSPATLLAGVGWYLRNVAHADIGLPGDSTAKLPATLPAVTAAFTNSAVVPHRYALNDTDNGYSGAYRSFADYQHEIDVLALHGFNEVFVTVGAEKPYFDALQQFGYSASDLQSWIPAPAHQPWWLLQNLSGFGGPVSTQLITARATIGKQVCDQLRSLGMTPVLPGYYGTVPTDFATRNPGANVVAQGGWSGFTRDSWLDPTGPVFPKVAAAFYAAQHAAFGDSTMYKMDPLHEGGTAGNVNVTASATAVQQALLAAHPDATWAILAWSSNPSQAVLAGVDKTKMLVLDSQSDAGTGLNRENNWGGTPYAFGTITGFGGRDSMGGSTAYWATEFQQWRTKPGSALKGIAYLPEATGTNPADLAFFGDLGWSADPIDQSAWYAAYATARYGGSDPNAAAAWNLLRQGPYSMPVVGTVQGAPQDDLFTARPSLTVLAGSGTPSWMRYDPATVREALNALLKVDPALRSGDAYRYDLVDTARQALANRSRDLLPLIGDAYRAGDLTTFRALAAEWNKDEADLDKLTGTDARFMVGPWIAQAVSFGATPAERDQLQYDARSLLTTWGGQNVSEANGLHDYATRDWSGLVADVHAKAWSAYLKSLDTALATNSAPVPVDFFAIEDAWAKSTNTYPTTPTGDAYAVASAIAASLPASAPTGAVTGIGGKCADVAGGNSADGTALQLWTCNQTAAQTWQLVGDGTLRARGKCMNVRNGATTAGTAVELSSCNGTTAQKWVQQANNTLKNTKSNLCLDASGGGSANTTPLIVWTCTANPNQLWTLPTPPVGTVTGIGGKCAELTGGSSADGTPLQLRTCDGAAGQTWTVVGDGTLRTDGKCVDVQGSGTAPGTRVQLAACNGSTSQDWTYRSDRTVKNTNAGLCLDASGGGSADGTPLIVWTCTANPNQRWTLPQ, encoded by the coding sequence ATGAGAACAACCCTTCGCCGGAGAATCGGCGTCGTACTCCTGTCCCTGGCCAGCGCCACGGGCGGGCTGGTCGCCACCACCCCGCTCGCGCAGGCCGCCGCCCCGCTCGAACAGACCCCGGCGGCCTTCGACACCGGCGCCGCGGCGGCGAGCCTGGGCCGGCTGCTGCCGGGCCAGGCGTCGCAGATCACCCTGGTCGCCGCGAGCCGGGCCACGCCCGGCGTCGACTCGTACACGGTCTCCGGCCGGACCGGCGCGATCACCGTCCGGGGCACGTCCCCGGCCACCCTGCTGGCCGGCGTCGGCTGGTACCTGCGCAACGTCGCGCACGCCGACATCGGTCTCCCGGGCGACAGCACCGCCAAGCTCCCCGCGACCCTCCCGGCCGTCACCGCGGCCTTCACGAACTCGGCGGTCGTCCCGCACCGTTACGCGCTCAACGACACGGACAACGGGTACTCCGGCGCCTACCGCTCGTTCGCGGACTACCAGCACGAGATCGACGTGCTCGCGCTGCACGGCTTCAACGAGGTCTTCGTGACCGTCGGAGCGGAGAAGCCCTACTTCGACGCGCTGCAGCAGTTCGGCTACTCCGCTTCCGACCTGCAGAGCTGGATCCCCGCTCCGGCGCACCAGCCGTGGTGGCTGCTGCAGAACCTGTCCGGCTTCGGCGGCCCGGTCAGCACCCAGCTCATCACGGCCCGCGCGACGATCGGCAAGCAGGTCTGCGACCAGCTCCGGTCCCTGGGCATGACGCCGGTGCTGCCCGGCTACTACGGCACCGTCCCGACCGACTTCGCCACCCGCAACCCCGGGGCGAACGTGGTCGCCCAGGGCGGGTGGTCCGGCTTCACCCGGGACTCCTGGCTGGACCCGACCGGCCCGGTGTTCCCCAAGGTGGCCGCGGCCTTCTACGCCGCGCAGCACGCGGCCTTCGGCGACAGCACGATGTACAAGATGGACCCGCTGCACGAGGGCGGCACCGCCGGCAACGTCAACGTCACCGCCTCCGCGACCGCCGTCCAGCAGGCCCTGCTGGCGGCGCACCCCGATGCGACCTGGGCCATCCTGGCCTGGAGCTCCAACCCCAGCCAGGCGGTGCTCGCCGGGGTGGACAAGACGAAGATGCTCGTCCTCGACAGCCAGTCCGACGCCGGAACCGGCTTGAACCGCGAGAACAACTGGGGCGGGACGCCCTACGCCTTCGGAACCATCACCGGCTTCGGCGGGCGGGACTCCATGGGCGGCAGCACGGCGTACTGGGCCACGGAGTTCCAGCAGTGGCGCACCAAGCCCGGCAGCGCGCTGAAGGGCATCGCCTACCTGCCCGAGGCCACCGGCACCAACCCCGCCGACCTGGCGTTCTTCGGCGATCTCGGCTGGTCGGCGGACCCGATCGACCAGAGCGCCTGGTACGCCGCCTACGCGACCGCGCGGTACGGCGGCTCCGACCCCAACGCCGCCGCGGCCTGGAACCTGCTGCGGCAGGGCCCGTACAGCATGCCGGTCGTCGGGACCGTCCAGGGCGCGCCCCAGGACGACCTGTTCACCGCCAGGCCGTCGCTGACCGTGCTGGCCGGCTCCGGGACGCCCTCCTGGATGCGCTACGACCCCGCCACCGTCCGCGAGGCCCTCAACGCCCTGCTGAAGGTGGACCCGGCGCTGCGCTCCGGCGACGCCTACCGGTACGACCTGGTGGACACCGCCCGCCAGGCGCTGGCCAACCGCAGCCGGGACCTGCTGCCGCTGATCGGCGACGCCTACCGCGCGGGGGACCTGACCACGTTCCGCGCCCTGGCCGCCGAATGGAACAAGGACGAGGCCGACCTCGACAAGCTCACCGGAACCGACGCCCGGTTCATGGTCGGCCCGTGGATCGCGCAGGCCGTCTCCTTCGGCGCCACGCCGGCCGAGCGCGACCAACTGCAGTACGACGCGCGGTCACTGCTGACCACCTGGGGCGGGCAGAACGTCTCCGAGGCCAACGGCCTGCACGACTACGCGACCCGGGACTGGTCCGGTCTGGTGGCGGACGTCCACGCCAAGGCGTGGTCGGCGTACCTGAAGTCCCTGGACACCGCGCTGGCCACCAACAGCGCGCCGGTGCCGGTGGACTTCTTCGCCATCGAGGACGCCTGGGCGAAGTCGACGAACACCTACCCGACGACGCCGACCGGCGACGCGTACGCCGTGGCCTCGGCGATCGCCGCCTCGCTGCCCGCCTCGGCCCCCACCGGAGCGGTCACCGGCATCGGCGGCAAGTGCGCCGACGTCGCCGGGGGCAACAGCGCCGACGGCACGGCCCTGCAGCTGTGGACCTGCAACCAGACGGCCGCCCAGACCTGGCAGCTCGTCGGCGACGGCACCCTGCGCGCCCGCGGCAAGTGCATGAACGTCCGCAACGGCGCCACCACCGCCGGGACGGCCGTCGAACTCTCCAGCTGCAACGGCACGACCGCCCAGAAGTGGGTCCAGCAGGCGAACAACACCCTGAAGAACACCAAGTCCAACCTGTGCCTGGACGCCTCCGGCGGCGGCAGCGCGAACACCACGCCGCTGATCGTCTGGACCTGCACCGCCAACCCCAACCAGCTGTGGACGCTGCCGACCCCCCCGGTCGGCACCGTCACCGGCATCGGCGGCAAGTGCGCCGAACTCACCGGCGGCAGCAGCGCCGACGGGACCCCGCTGCAACTGCGGACGTGCGACGGCGCCGCGGGGCAGACCTGGACGGTGGTCGGCGACGGCACCCTGCGCACCGACGGCAAGTGCGTGGACGTGCAGGGCTCCGGTACCGCCCCCGGCACCCGCGTCCAGCTCGCCGCCTGCAACGGTTCCACCTCGCAGGATTGGACCTACCGGTCGGACCGCACGGTGAAGAACACCAACGCGGGCCTGTGCCTGGACGCCTCGGGCGGCGGCAGCGCCGACGGCACGCCGTTGATCGTCTGGACCTGCACCGCCAACCCCAACCAGCGCTGGACACTGCCGCAGTAG
- a CDS encoding RICIN domain-containing protein produces the protein MRRIWLLVTALLLSFLPTLIGTGSAQAAAVNVTNGTQFTTTDGSPLHAHGGGLIKVGQYYYFFGAELNADNTFKYVNAYRSTDLKTWEFRNHVLGQQSAPELQSAVLERPKVIYNSTTGKYVLWVHKENGQDYSQARAAVAVSDTVDGDYSWQGSFRPLDYMSRDMTLYKDADGTAYLISAANENADLQFYRLSADYLTVQSKVANPWPGQYREAPAVFKRGDVYFMLSSTTSGWYPNQQMYATAPSVTGPWTDLKPVGDNIAYDSQTTYVQEVQGTSTTSYLYLGDRWGPAHGMAVNASPYVWLPLRFPTSTTMTMSWYPQVAIDTATGSVEGVGGGPYYTFTARHSGKCLTVPENNSANGIQADQWTCIGALNQQWRVEDAGSGYVRVIAQHSGRCLNVSGASTANNAPIIQWDCVGATNEQWKLEDVGSGYYRLIARHSGKCLNVDGASTANSARLIQYTCVGASNEQFARTAS, from the coding sequence ATGCGCCGGATCTGGCTGCTCGTCACAGCCCTCCTCCTCAGCTTCCTGCCCACCCTCATCGGCACGGGATCGGCTCAGGCCGCCGCGGTCAACGTGACCAACGGCACCCAGTTCACCACCACCGACGGCAGCCCGCTTCATGCGCACGGGGGTGGGCTGATCAAGGTCGGGCAGTACTACTACTTCTTCGGCGCCGAGCTGAATGCCGACAATACGTTCAAGTACGTCAACGCCTACCGATCGACCGACCTGAAGACTTGGGAGTTCCGCAACCACGTCCTCGGCCAGCAGAGCGCCCCCGAGCTGCAAAGCGCGGTCCTCGAACGGCCGAAGGTCATCTACAACAGCACCACCGGCAAGTACGTCCTGTGGGTCCACAAGGAGAACGGCCAGGACTACTCCCAGGCCCGCGCGGCCGTCGCGGTCTCCGACACCGTCGACGGCGACTACAGCTGGCAGGGCTCCTTCCGGCCGCTCGACTACATGTCGCGTGACATGACCCTGTACAAGGATGCCGACGGCACCGCTTACTTGATCTCGGCCGCGAACGAGAACGCCGACCTGCAGTTCTACAGGCTGTCCGCCGACTACCTGACGGTCCAGAGCAAGGTGGCGAACCCCTGGCCGGGCCAGTACCGCGAGGCACCGGCCGTGTTCAAGCGGGGCGACGTCTACTTCATGCTCTCCTCCACCACCAGCGGCTGGTACCCGAACCAGCAGATGTACGCCACCGCCCCCAGCGTCACCGGCCCCTGGACGGACTTGAAGCCCGTCGGCGACAACATCGCCTACGACTCGCAAACCACCTACGTCCAGGAAGTCCAGGGCACTTCCACCACGTCGTACCTCTACCTCGGCGACCGCTGGGGGCCGGCCCACGGCATGGCGGTCAACGCGTCCCCGTACGTCTGGCTCCCGCTCCGCTTTCCCACGTCCACCACGATGACCATGTCGTGGTACCCGCAGGTCGCCATCGACACGGCCACCGGTTCGGTCGAGGGCGTCGGCGGCGGCCCGTACTACACGTTCACCGCACGGCACAGCGGCAAGTGCCTCACCGTCCCCGAGAACAACTCCGCCAACGGCATCCAGGCCGACCAGTGGACCTGCATCGGCGCTCTCAACCAGCAGTGGCGCGTGGAGGACGCGGGCTCCGGCTACGTCAGGGTCATCGCCCAGCACAGCGGCCGCTGCCTCAACGTCTCCGGCGCGTCCACCGCCAACAATGCGCCCATCATCCAGTGGGACTGCGTCGGCGCCACCAATGAGCAGTGGAAACTGGAGGACGTCGGCAGCGGGTACTACCGCCTGATCGCACGCCACAGCGGCAAGTGCCTGAACGTGGACGGCGCTTCGACCGCCAACAGCGCCCGACTGATCCAGTACACCTGCGTCGGGGCGAGCAACGAACAGTTCGCGCGGACGGCCTCGTAA
- a CDS encoding PP2C family protein-serine/threonine phosphatase, which yields MPDETPPLNLGEQLLERFLTAGRTLDPGDAPRFAEQYARALGLGSAAVYLADIQQHRLVALASGPDLPIDGTLAGWAFRTGTMRVAEDADAGLVAWFPLTDGAERLGVLGLRTTSLDREAVRRCRLLASVLAMVITSKRDTSDSYAHGTRADTMSLASELLRAFLPPRTVCTDRAISTAVLEPAYRLGGDAFEHSLADGMLHAAVLDAMGHDLASGLTAALALGACRNARRNGADLPDLVDTIDEALHTWFPDRFATGVFLRLDIATGTLHWANCGHPHPLLIRSGEVVPGALEGPGELPLGLSHYTGAPRTVRTFSLEPGDRLLIYTDGVVDAKGSHHEFFGLARFTDFVIRAAGAGETAPETLRRLMHAILEHQDEGLTDDATIMMIEWQPLSPPLLDDTRPRAPSW from the coding sequence ATGCCTGACGAGACACCGCCGCTGAACCTCGGCGAACAGCTGCTGGAACGGTTCCTGACCGCGGGCCGCACCCTCGACCCGGGGGACGCGCCGCGCTTCGCCGAGCAGTACGCCCGGGCGCTGGGCCTGGGCTCGGCCGCCGTGTACCTGGCCGACATCCAGCAGCACCGCCTGGTCGCCCTCGCGAGCGGGCCGGACCTGCCGATCGACGGCACGCTGGCGGGCTGGGCGTTCCGGACCGGGACGATGCGGGTGGCCGAGGACGCCGACGCGGGCCTGGTCGCCTGGTTCCCGCTGACCGACGGCGCCGAGCGGCTGGGCGTGCTGGGGCTGCGCACGACGTCCCTGGACCGCGAGGCGGTGCGGCGCTGCCGGCTGCTGGCCTCGGTGCTCGCCATGGTGATCACCTCCAAGCGGGACACCAGCGACAGCTACGCGCACGGCACCCGGGCGGACACCATGAGCCTGGCCTCGGAGCTGCTCCGGGCCTTCCTGCCGCCGCGCACCGTCTGCACCGACCGGGCGATCTCCACCGCCGTCCTGGAGCCGGCCTACCGGCTGGGCGGGGACGCGTTCGAGCACTCGCTGGCCGACGGGATGCTGCACGCCGCCGTGCTGGACGCGATGGGCCACGACCTGGCGTCCGGCCTGACCGCCGCGCTGGCGCTGGGCGCCTGCCGCAACGCGCGCCGCAACGGCGCCGACCTGCCGGACCTGGTCGACACGATCGACGAGGCGCTGCACACCTGGTTCCCCGACCGCTTCGCCACCGGCGTGTTCCTGCGCCTGGACATCGCCACCGGCACCCTGCACTGGGCGAACTGCGGGCACCCGCACCCCCTGCTGATCCGTTCCGGCGAGGTGGTCCCGGGCGCGCTGGAGGGCCCCGGCGAACTGCCGCTGGGGCTGAGCCACTACACCGGCGCCCCGCGGACGGTGCGGACCTTCTCGCTCGAACCGGGCGACCGGCTGCTGATCTACACCGACGGGGTGGTGGACGCGAAGGGTTCCCACCACGAGTTCTTCGGCCTGGCCCGGTTCACCGACTTCGTGATCCGGGCCGCGGGTGCGGGCGAGACCGCCCCGGAGACCCTGCGCCGGCTGATGCACGCGATCCTGGAGCACCAGGACGAGGGGCTCACCGACGACGCGACCATCATGATGATCGAGTGGCAGCCGCTCTCGCCGCCGCTCCTGGACGACACCCGCCCCCGCGCCCCCTCCTGGTGA
- a CDS encoding hydrophobic protein gives MVPLLLVLLLALLLFGAGFAVKILWWVAVIVLVLWLVGFIARGTNASGGRGRWYRW, from the coding sequence GTGGTTCCGCTTCTGCTGGTCCTGCTCCTCGCTCTGCTCCTGTTCGGCGCCGGTTTCGCGGTGAAGATCCTGTGGTGGGTCGCGGTCATCGTGCTCGTGCTGTGGCTGGTGGGCTTCATCGCCCGCGGCACCAACGCGAGCGGCGGCCGCGGACGTTGGTACCGCTGGTAG